Part of the Nitratireductor thuwali genome, GGGTGATCGGCGTCCAAAAGGGACCCCCCTGGTGAGGTGGTCCATCATGCTTCCGAGATTATTCGGGAGCAGATTTTGGGATGCTGGTTGTGGAGACGATTGCGAAGGTCCGGCGGGCGTATTTTCAGGACGGGAAGTCGATCAAGCAGATTTGCCGGGACCTGCGGGTTTCCAGGAAGACGGTTCGCAAGGTAATCCGCACCGGCGCCACCCAGTTCACCTATGAACGCAGCGTCCAGCCTCAGCCCAGGATCGGCCCCTGGCGTGATGAGCTCGACCGTATACTGGCGGAGAACGAGCGCCGCCCGAAGCGGGAGCGACTGACCCGTATCCGGGTCTTCGAAGAACTGCGCGCGCTCGGCTATCAGGGCGGCTACGACGCGGTCCGGCGCTATGCGGCGGCTTGGTCGAAGACGGCCATGGAAGTCAGCGCAGAAGCCTACGTCCCGCTGAGCTTCGACCCGGGCGAGGCCTACCAGTTCGACTGGAGCCATGAGATCGCAGTGATCGATGGGGTGACGACCACGATCAAGGTCGCCCATGTCCGGCTTTGCCACAGCCGGATGGTCTTCGTGCGGGCCTATCCGCGCGAGACCCAGGAGATGGTGTTCGATGCCCACGACAAGGCGTTCGCCTTCTTCGGCGGGGCGTGCGCCCGCGGCATCTATGACAACATGAAGACTGCGGTGGACACGATCTTCGTTGGCAAGGATCGGGCCTATAACCGCCGGTTCCAGCAGATGTGCGGGCACTATCTGATCGACCCCGTGGCCTGCACGCCGGCTTCGGGCTGGGAGAAGGGCCAGGTCGAGAACCAGGTCGGGGTGATCCGGCGGCGGTTCTTCATTCCCCGGCCGAAGTTCAAGAGTTATGCCGAACTCAATGCCTGGCTGATCGATCGCTGCCTCGCCCGGGCGAAGGCTCATGCTCATCCC contains:
- the istA gene encoding IS21 family transposase; the encoded protein is MLVVETIAKVRRAYFQDGKSIKQICRDLRVSRKTVRKVIRTGATQFTYERSVQPQPRIGPWRDELDRILAENERRPKRERLTRIRVFEELRALGYQGGYDAVRRYAAAWSKTAMEVSAEAYVPLSFDPGEAYQFDWSHEIAVIDGVTTTIKVAHVRLCHSRMVFVRAYPRETQEMVFDAHDKAFAFFGGACARGIYDNMKTAVDTIFVGKDRAYNRRFQQMCGHYLIDPVACTPASGWEKGQVENQVGVIRRRFFIPRPKFKSYAELNAWLIDRCLARAKAHAHPDMRDKTVWEVFEAERRSLVPYAGPFDGFHAVPASVSKTGLVRFDRNRYSVEARAVGRPVEIRAYAERIELWQDGQVVGRHDRVFGRDRAIYDPLHYLPVLARKPGALRNGAPFKGWELPPAIRRIRSKLERVPGGDRQMAQILAALLADGLDAVEAACAEALREGIHSADVVLNILARRREPEAPASIATPEALRLTCEPAADCARYDTLRRTDDGKIAGAGGDGPAQALRHEGRL